The proteins below are encoded in one region of Sporosarcina sp. FSL K6-1508:
- a CDS encoding M2 family metallopeptidase has product MTVEQFLEEQNNVIKELHIANTETSWMAATTGEDEWNQKTAEAETAYDLYFADPERFQKVKTYLAQDDLTAIQRRQLEGLHNGMVANQIPEKDLKEMVRLSTELIGIFNTYRATIDGKSVSENDVRQILIKSNDLKAREKAWHASKQIGKEVQEKLLILVKKRNEIAHALGYTNYHQMSFELQELDRDEVFSIFHKLKELSDEPFREMKQEMDGELAERFGISIEELRPWHYADPFFQEAPPLKELDLDPFYDGKDLEVLTIETFKAMGMDITDMLEKSDLYPRDKKNQHAFCTDIDREGDVRVLCNNIPSDYWSVTMLHEFGHAVYFKYVDPQLPFLLRTAAHTLTTEAIAMLYGRFGKNPAWLQQFLGLTTSQVEELTPLIAKSLRRQMLIAGRWIMAFTFFERELYENPDQDLNQLWWKIVKDVQFVNPPEGIDYPHWAAKIHFTLVPVYYQNYLMGELTTSQLQTYIEKNISTDLFAPEVGNYLVDAYFKPGALYPWNEKIKKATGEKLNPQYFIDQFMTT; this is encoded by the coding sequence ATGACAGTTGAACAGTTTTTAGAAGAACAAAATAATGTCATCAAGGAATTGCATATCGCCAACACTGAAACTTCTTGGATGGCGGCGACGACAGGGGAAGATGAATGGAATCAAAAAACAGCCGAGGCGGAGACGGCTTATGATTTATATTTTGCGGATCCGGAGCGGTTTCAGAAAGTGAAAACGTATCTCGCACAAGATGATTTGACCGCCATTCAAAGACGGCAGCTGGAAGGCTTGCATAATGGCATGGTTGCGAATCAGATTCCCGAGAAAGATTTAAAGGAAATGGTGAGACTTTCGACAGAATTGATTGGTATTTTCAATACATACCGTGCCACAATTGACGGAAAATCAGTTTCGGAAAATGATGTCCGGCAAATTTTAATAAAGAGCAATGATTTGAAGGCACGTGAAAAGGCATGGCATGCCAGCAAACAGATTGGGAAAGAAGTGCAAGAGAAGCTATTGATTCTTGTGAAAAAGCGGAATGAGATTGCGCACGCGTTGGGGTACACGAATTACCATCAAATGAGTTTCGAGTTACAGGAGTTGGATCGGGATGAAGTTTTCTCGATATTCCACAAGCTCAAGGAACTTTCTGATGAGCCATTTCGTGAAATGAAACAAGAAATGGACGGCGAATTGGCTGAGCGTTTTGGCATATCAATTGAAGAGCTTCGTCCATGGCATTATGCCGATCCATTTTTCCAGGAGGCACCACCGTTAAAGGAGTTGGATCTAGATCCGTTTTATGATGGGAAAGATCTTGAGGTACTGACGATTGAAACGTTCAAGGCCATGGGCATGGATATTACGGACATGCTAGAGAAAAGCGACTTATATCCTCGTGATAAGAAAAATCAACATGCGTTCTGCACGGATATCGACCGTGAAGGCGATGTCCGTGTGCTATGCAACAATATACCGTCTGATTATTGGTCAGTCACAATGTTGCATGAGTTTGGTCATGCAGTTTATTTTAAATATGTCGATCCACAACTACCTTTCCTATTGCGAACGGCGGCACATACGTTGACGACGGAAGCGATTGCGATGCTCTATGGCCGATTCGGTAAAAATCCTGCTTGGCTGCAGCAGTTTTTAGGGTTAACTACATCCCAAGTGGAAGAATTGACGCCGCTCATTGCGAAATCGTTGCGTCGGCAAATGCTCATTGCAGGGCGCTGGATTATGGCATTCACTTTCTTCGAGCGTGAATTATATGAAAACCCCGATCAGGACTTGAACCAGCTATGGTGGAAGATCGTAAAGGATGTCCAATTTGTGAACCCCCCGGAAGGTATTGACTACCCGCATTGGGCAGCGAAAATCCATTTTACATTAGTTCCGGTTTACTATCAAAACTATCTAATGGGCGAATTGACGACTTCGCAATTGCAAACCTATATCGAGAAAAACATTTCGACCGACCTGTTCGCCCCAGAAGTGGGCAACTATTTGGTGGATGCGTATTTCAAACCAGGCGCGCTCTATCCTTGGAATGAAAAGATTAAAAAAGCGACGGGCGAAAAACTTAATCCACAGTATTTTATTGATCAATTTATGACGACATAA
- a CDS encoding cation-translocating P-type ATPase yields MSEYHQQSSVEVMKVLDVTNQGLSDYDVQRRQEVYGYNELAEGKRTSTVAVFFGQFKDLLVIILLIAAFISFLLGEVESTIVIMIVVILNAILGTVQHVKAEQSLDSLKTLTSPVAKVMRDNRIMEISSEDIVVGDLLYLDAGDYISADGRLLESYNLHINESSLTGESLAVSKSTTPIKEEHVTLGDKKNMVFTGSFVTNGRGTVIVTAIGMETEIGKIANLLDTAKEKKTPLQVSLDHFGEKLALGITIICLAIFTIDLFRGRELVDSFMFAVSLAVAAIPEALSSIITIVLAFGTQKMAKENAIIRKLYAVESLGSVSVICSDKTGTLTENKMSVQHVYVDQKVIPYDQLHVENVIEKKLLLKALLCNDALERDHKEIGDPTEIALVKLGKQYNLDELIVRDHYPRVAEIPFDSDRKLMTTVNQFNQQSIMITKGAVDVLLPRILKVETSKGIFAITEEHRKRIEEINRDFSMNGLRVLAIAYKEVKKNLTIDVKIERDLIFVGLIAMMDPPRKESKAAVESCINAGIKPVMITGDHKITATAIAKQIGLVNEPSEVIEGYEIEGLTDQQLQEKVQDVSVYARVTPEHKIRIVKAWQEKGHVVAMTGDGVNDGPALKQADIGVAMGITGTEVAKDASSMILTDDNFSTIVKAISNGRSMYTNIKNAIQFLLSGNAGAIFAVLYATVLGLPVPFAPVHLLFINLLTDSLPAIAIGLEPHNKNTMKDKPRDIHTPLLNKTFTTQVVLEGLLIAISTIIAFRMGLSTGDTLTASTMAFATLCLSRLVHGFNSRSRESIFTIGVFTNKYTWFAFLIGFLCLHLVLFVPSLTGVFEVASLNGVQLGYIYILSFMPFLINQWYKVLFVRRK; encoded by the coding sequence ATGTCAGAATATCATCAACAATCATCAGTTGAAGTTATGAAGGTATTGGACGTAACAAATCAAGGATTGAGTGATTATGACGTCCAAAGAAGACAAGAAGTATACGGTTATAATGAGTTGGCGGAAGGAAAAAGGACGAGTACAGTCGCCGTTTTCTTTGGACAGTTTAAAGATTTATTAGTCATTATTTTATTGATAGCCGCTTTCATTTCATTTCTATTAGGTGAAGTGGAAAGTACGATTGTGATAATGATTGTCGTTATTTTAAACGCAATCCTCGGCACTGTACAGCATGTGAAGGCAGAACAGTCTTTGGATAGTCTGAAGACTTTGACCTCTCCCGTTGCAAAAGTGATGCGGGATAACCGGATAATGGAGATTTCTTCAGAAGATATAGTGGTTGGGGATCTTCTCTATTTGGATGCTGGTGACTATATAAGCGCTGATGGAAGATTGTTAGAAAGCTATAATCTGCATATAAATGAAAGTTCGCTGACAGGTGAATCATTGGCTGTGTCGAAAAGTACCACGCCCATCAAAGAAGAGCATGTAACGCTGGGTGATAAAAAGAATATGGTGTTCACTGGAAGCTTTGTCACGAATGGACGCGGTACTGTAATTGTTACAGCTATTGGAATGGAAACAGAAATCGGGAAAATCGCAAATTTACTGGATACTGCGAAAGAGAAGAAAACACCTTTACAGGTAAGCTTGGATCATTTTGGAGAAAAGTTAGCTTTAGGGATTACAATAATTTGTTTAGCCATTTTCACGATCGACCTTTTTCGGGGACGCGAGTTAGTAGATTCATTTATGTTTGCAGTTTCGCTAGCAGTTGCAGCAATTCCGGAAGCATTAAGTTCGATTATTACTATTGTACTGGCTTTCGGGACTCAAAAAATGGCGAAGGAAAATGCCATTATACGTAAGCTCTACGCTGTCGAAAGTCTAGGAAGTGTATCTGTTATATGTTCAGATAAAACGGGAACATTAACCGAAAACAAAATGAGTGTCCAACACGTATATGTTGATCAAAAAGTCATTCCGTATGATCAACTACATGTAGAAAATGTAATTGAGAAAAAACTACTCTTAAAAGCACTATTATGTAATGACGCCTTGGAAAGGGACCATAAAGAAATCGGTGACCCTACTGAAATTGCACTCGTGAAATTAGGGAAACAGTATAATCTTGACGAGTTAATCGTTAGAGATCACTATCCAAGAGTGGCGGAAATACCATTTGATTCAGACAGAAAGCTGATGACTACAGTAAATCAGTTCAATCAGCAATCGATCATGATTACAAAGGGAGCAGTAGATGTTCTTTTACCAAGGATTTTGAAAGTCGAGACTTCAAAAGGGATATTTGCGATTACGGAAGAACATCGTAAAAGAATCGAAGAAATAAACCGTGACTTCTCCATGAATGGATTAAGAGTGCTCGCAATTGCTTACAAAGAGGTAAAGAAAAATTTAACAATCGATGTGAAAATCGAAAGAGATTTAATCTTTGTCGGATTAATAGCGATGATGGATCCTCCGAGAAAAGAATCAAAAGCAGCGGTTGAAAGTTGTATAAATGCAGGTATTAAACCAGTTATGATTACAGGCGACCATAAAATAACTGCAACAGCGATTGCTAAACAAATTGGACTAGTAAATGAACCGTCAGAAGTGATTGAAGGATATGAAATTGAAGGATTAACGGATCAACAACTACAAGAAAAGGTTCAAGATGTCTCTGTCTACGCCCGCGTAACACCAGAACATAAAATTCGAATTGTGAAAGCTTGGCAGGAAAAAGGACATGTCGTTGCGATGACGGGGGATGGTGTCAATGATGGCCCTGCCTTAAAGCAAGCCGATATCGGTGTGGCGATGGGCATAACCGGGACCGAGGTAGCGAAAGATGCATCCTCCATGATCTTAACGGATGATAATTTTTCAACGATTGTCAAAGCGATTTCGAATGGCAGAAGCATGTATACGAATATTAAAAACGCTATTCAATTTTTATTATCAGGGAATGCGGGTGCTATCTTTGCTGTTTTATATGCAACCGTATTAGGTTTACCAGTTCCCTTTGCACCCGTGCATCTATTATTTATTAACTTACTTACCGATAGTTTGCCGGCAATTGCAATCGGTTTGGAGCCGCATAATAAAAATACGATGAAGGACAAGCCTAGAGATATTCATACACCATTATTAAATAAAACATTTACAACTCAAGTGGTACTTGAAGGTTTATTAATTGCTATCTCTACGATTATTGCTTTTCGAATGGGATTGTCAACGGGAGATACGCTAACAGCAAGCACAATGGCATTTGCAACATTATGTTTGTCAAGATTAGTACATGGCTTCAACTCCAGATCTAGAGAATCGATCTTTACAATTGGAGTATTTACGAATAAATATACGTGGTTTGCATTTTTAATAGGGTTTCTATGTTTACATTTAGTATTATTTGTTCCATCGCTAACGGGTGTGTTTGAAGTCGCGTCATTAAATGGAGTTCAATTAGGTTACATTTATATCTTGTCCTTTATGCCGTTTTTAATTAATCAGTGGTATAAAGTGTTATTCGTGAGAAGAAAATAA
- a CDS encoding 2OG-Fe(II) oxygenase, with protein MVTENKEQTIFDHTGNKIKTDREIDIITRFEEPLIVVLGNVLSNEECDELIRLSKDKMQRSKIGKTREVNELRTSSSMFFQESESENETVARVEKRISSIMNIPIEHGEGIQILKYTPGQEYKAHYDFFSSTSKVANNNRISTLIMYLNDVEQGGETFFPKLNLSVTPQKGMAVYFEYFYNDENLNELTLHGGAPVITGEKWVATQWMRKQKIR; from the coding sequence ATGGTAACGGAGAATAAAGAACAAACTATATTTGATCACACTGGAAATAAAATAAAAACGGACAGAGAGATTGATATAATCACTCGATTTGAAGAGCCGTTAATCGTGGTTTTAGGTAATGTTTTAAGTAACGAAGAATGTGATGAACTAATCAGGTTGTCCAAGGACAAAATGCAACGTTCAAAAATTGGGAAGACACGTGAAGTAAATGAACTACGAACAAGTAGTAGTATGTTTTTTCAAGAAAGTGAAAGTGAAAATGAAACTGTAGCTAGAGTGGAAAAAAGAATTTCGTCGATTATGAATATACCTATTGAACACGGAGAAGGCATTCAAATTCTTAAGTATACCCCTGGTCAAGAGTATAAAGCTCATTATGATTTTTTTTCATCAACAAGTAAAGTAGCAAACAATAATAGAATCAGTACGCTCATTATGTACTTAAATGATGTAGAACAAGGTGGAGAAACCTTTTTCCCTAAATTGAATCTTTCGGTAACCCCACAAAAAGGTATGGCCGTTTATTTTGAATATTTCTATAATGACGAAAATTTAAACGAGTTAACTTTACATGGAGGCGCACCAGTTATAACTGGTGAAAAGTGGGTCGCGACGCAATGGATGAGAAAACAAAAAATTAGATGA
- a CDS encoding S9 family peptidase produces the protein MKPPIAKRLPYTQEMHGDVREDDFYWLKDRTNPEVIQYLEDENRYYDEVMHPLKEQTEQIYQSMMDRVPDSEVDVPVQHGPYFYYSRLDKDKQYPIYARKKAAGRELLSEAPEEVVLDLNELASDGDYLSVTAQRMSTDHHRLAYLENRDGTDRYIVYVKDMETGELLPDRIPDVFIYGSMEWSRCGDYLFYVTVDEHQRPCRLWRHHLGSDVESDELIFEEKDTTFTLYMNKSQTGKFIVVHSDSNTTSEIRLIDADSPLSPVQLVDARRDGIKYDVEHWGDDLLILTNEGALNFQLLRCPLDDLHSRVKVVEYHKDRYLQAMYPFKDALLVAGRENGLTQIWKLKDCELVQLTWDEPLYTVSILSDQSYEATEVLLSFESLLTPKTTYSLNLQTGERLRLQVAPVSGDYDRSRFHQKQVWATAEDGVKVPLTLVYLESAFDQGTAPLILSGYGSYGANSDPYFSPYRLPLLEKGIVFVTAQVRGGSEMGRSWYEDGKMRNKRNTFTDFIAAANYLIEEEYTTPSQMAARGGSAGGLLAGAVANMAGELFQVIVPEVPFVDVVTTMLDTTIPLTTLEWDEWGDPRDQGDYFYMKSYSPYDNVEAKDYPHMYVTTGLNDPRVGYWEPAKWVARLRELKTDDHVLVLKTNMGAGHFGESGRFNHLKEAAACYAFILDRIGVTADLKAQEAH, from the coding sequence ATGAAACCACCTATAGCTAAACGCCTTCCATATACCCAGGAAATGCATGGCGATGTCCGCGAAGATGACTTTTATTGGCTGAAGGATCGCACGAATCCGGAGGTTATCCAGTATTTAGAAGACGAAAATCGGTATTACGATGAAGTCATGCATCCACTCAAGGAACAAACTGAGCAGATTTATCAAAGCATGATGGACCGTGTTCCTGATTCGGAAGTAGACGTGCCGGTTCAACACGGACCCTACTTCTACTATTCCCGTTTGGACAAAGATAAGCAATACCCCATCTATGCACGCAAGAAGGCGGCAGGCCGCGAGCTCTTGTCAGAAGCACCGGAAGAAGTGGTGCTCGACCTGAATGAATTGGCGTCAGATGGTGACTATTTAAGCGTTACAGCACAGCGAATGAGTACCGATCATCACCGTCTTGCCTATTTGGAGAATCGAGATGGAACGGACCGATATATCGTCTATGTAAAGGACATGGAAACAGGCGAGCTTCTACCCGACCGGATTCCAGATGTCTTTATATATGGAAGTATGGAATGGAGCCGGTGCGGTGACTATCTATTTTACGTTACCGTCGATGAGCATCAACGTCCTTGCCGGTTATGGCGGCATCATTTAGGAAGTGATGTCGAGAGCGATGAGCTGATCTTTGAAGAAAAAGATACGACATTTACGTTATATATGAATAAATCACAAACAGGGAAATTCATTGTTGTGCATTCAGATTCGAATACGACGAGCGAAATTCGTCTAATCGATGCGGATTCTCCATTATCTCCTGTACAGCTAGTAGATGCGCGGCGCGACGGAATCAAATACGACGTCGAGCATTGGGGAGATGACCTACTCATCCTGACAAACGAAGGGGCACTGAACTTTCAGCTACTCCGTTGTCCACTTGATGACCTTCATTCACGGGTGAAAGTCGTGGAGTATCACAAAGATCGTTATCTTCAAGCCATGTACCCATTCAAAGACGCTTTGCTTGTCGCGGGCCGTGAGAATGGATTGACGCAAATCTGGAAGCTAAAAGACTGTGAATTGGTCCAGCTCACATGGGATGAGCCACTCTACACAGTGTCGATTTTATCCGATCAAAGCTATGAGGCAACAGAAGTATTACTCAGCTTTGAGTCCTTGCTCACTCCAAAAACAACGTACAGTCTAAATTTGCAAACAGGAGAAAGGCTTCGTTTGCAAGTGGCTCCCGTCAGTGGCGACTACGATCGTTCTCGCTTCCACCAAAAGCAAGTTTGGGCGACAGCCGAAGACGGAGTTAAGGTGCCGCTGACCCTCGTTTATCTGGAAAGTGCGTTCGATCAGGGGACTGCTCCGCTGATCCTGTCTGGGTATGGATCCTATGGAGCGAACAGCGATCCGTATTTTAGTCCGTACAGACTCCCCCTCTTGGAAAAAGGAATTGTCTTTGTCACGGCGCAAGTTCGTGGCGGTTCCGAAATGGGGCGTAGTTGGTACGAGGATGGAAAGATGCGTAACAAACGAAACACGTTCACTGATTTCATCGCTGCGGCGAATTATCTGATTGAAGAGGAATACACAACCCCGAGCCAAATGGCTGCCCGCGGAGGCAGTGCTGGAGGATTGCTTGCAGGTGCAGTGGCAAACATGGCCGGCGAGTTGTTTCAAGTTATCGTTCCTGAAGTGCCGTTCGTCGATGTCGTCACAACGATGCTCGACACGACCATTCCCCTCACCACTCTAGAATGGGACGAATGGGGCGACCCTCGGGACCAAGGAGACTATTTCTATATGAAATCCTATAGCCCATATGACAATGTGGAAGCGAAAGACTATCCGCATATGTATGTCACTACCGGCCTGAATGATCCGCGAGTCGGTTATTGGGAACCAGCCAAGTGGGTCGCACGCTTAAGAGAGTTGAAAACCGACGACCATGTACTTGTCCTCAAAACGAATATGGGTGCCGGCCATTTCGGCGAGTCAGGCCGTTTCAATCACTTGAAAGAAGCCGCGGCGTGCTATGCATTCATTCTGGATAGGATTGGTGTGACTGCCGACCTAAAAGCTCAGGAGGCTCATTAA
- a CDS encoding S-layer homology domain-containing protein produces the protein MKSKLTTALMALLLVFTAIPFQAQAATRFSDVDKHWAKNEIKYLSDRNIIGGYPDGTFKPNEPITRSQAASMLIKALNIPLTENTSVEFKDVSKKLPYYQILATVNEKGILRGDNGYMRPGEKTSRAQMAAILRRSFDLPLDKQATFIDVTPAHWAYQDINGIAKQRIAGGSDGKYMPSNSVTRAQFSAFLVRAMDDKMKLSKYHTYVSTKGKTVEKDGFTYFTERDKEYRYSIIKENKETGKREVILKREDIPKSQWDFGSVIFLHDNTRLVLYNDELYIPYWSGGFAEADEVPFAFAVMKMKTDGQDLVKMKEPSQMTNMFVWNDRIFYTDMGPRSIGPDDFKDSTLVLYSTAMDGSSDKRKELTFDARVTYDFYEESLNQPNLTREAGGEFLSVLHDHSIMYYFNKKGVFKYSLLDKKTIKLSNILGKRMEVTDTQLIVTDTKGKKHSLKK, from the coding sequence TTGAAAAGCAAACTAACCACAGCGTTGATGGCTCTGCTGCTCGTGTTCACAGCCATCCCGTTCCAAGCTCAGGCGGCCACCCGGTTTTCCGACGTGGACAAGCATTGGGCGAAGAATGAAATCAAGTACTTATCCGACCGTAATATTATCGGCGGCTACCCGGACGGCACGTTCAAGCCGAATGAGCCGATCACCCGGTCGCAAGCCGCATCGATGCTCATTAAGGCATTGAACATTCCACTGACGGAAAATACGTCCGTCGAATTCAAAGACGTATCCAAAAAATTACCTTATTATCAGATTCTGGCGACGGTGAATGAAAAAGGAATTCTCCGCGGCGACAATGGCTACATGCGTCCTGGTGAAAAAACATCTCGCGCGCAAATGGCCGCGATCCTGCGCCGTTCGTTCGACTTGCCGCTCGATAAGCAGGCGACGTTTATCGACGTTACGCCCGCTCATTGGGCATACCAGGACATCAACGGGATTGCAAAGCAGCGCATTGCAGGCGGATCCGACGGCAAATACATGCCATCGAATTCCGTCACCCGTGCACAGTTTTCGGCATTTTTAGTCCGTGCCATGGATGATAAAATGAAACTAAGCAAATACCATACTTATGTCAGTACAAAAGGGAAAACTGTTGAAAAGGATGGCTTTACCTATTTCACAGAGCGGGACAAAGAGTACCGTTATTCGATTATTAAAGAAAACAAGGAAACCGGTAAACGCGAAGTGATTTTGAAAAGAGAGGATATACCGAAGAGCCAATGGGATTTTGGATCAGTTATTTTCTTGCATGATAATACCCGGCTCGTCCTTTATAACGATGAGCTGTATATCCCTTACTGGAGCGGCGGATTTGCCGAAGCGGATGAAGTGCCATTCGCTTTCGCTGTGATGAAGATGAAGACGGATGGACAAGATTTGGTGAAAATGAAAGAGCCGAGCCAGATGACCAATATGTTTGTTTGGAATGACCGGATTTTCTACACAGATATGGGTCCACGCTCGATTGGTCCCGATGATTTTAAGGACAGTACGCTAGTGCTTTATTCCACAGCGATGGATGGCAGCAGCGATAAGAGGAAGGAACTTACTTTTGATGCGCGCGTGACGTATGACTTTTACGAGGAATCGCTCAACCAACCAAACTTGACTCGGGAAGCGGGCGGGGAATTCCTCTCCGTGCTGCATGACCACTCTATTATGTATTATTTCAATAAAAAAGGCGTCTTCAAGTACAGTTTACTGGATAAAAAAACAATCAAGTTGTCGAATATCCTTGGGAAACGGATGGAAGTGACGGATACGCAGTTGATTGTGACAGACACGAAAGGGAAGAAACATTCGCTGAAGAAATGA
- a CDS encoding S-layer homology domain-containing protein, whose translation MMKSKLAAAWMTLTLLLLFAVIPSQVQASALFSDVDQHWAKKEIMYLSDRNIIGGYPDGTIKPNEPITRAQASAMLIKALNIPLTEDTSVQFKDVSKNSPSYKILATVNEKGILRGDNGFMRPGKITSRAQMAAILRRAFDLPLDKQATFVDVTPAHWAYQDINGIAKQRIAGGSDGKYMPANPVTRAQFSAFLVRALDDKMKLSSYHSYVSVKGKAVEHGGSLYTIPPDCYTCGKLIKQDLKTGASEVLLSNQNFSSDAIYIVRFHEGFPLIVYNEEIFIPFWSAVHEMTDVPFSYGLIRTKTSVEDAPIDSSLMQGMGGRTFRNLFIWNDRIYYTNEKNQDEPYLNWNFNQDIPQDSPLILYSTAMDGSNQRKESAFNTRIIFDDVSAMPSVPYVNQSNKSVLYDHSTMYYFNKAGVFKYSLLDKKSSKISNVLAKDMEATTTQLIVTDQKGKKHTLKK comes from the coding sequence TCTGACACTGCTGCTCCTATTCGCAGTCATCCCATCCCAGGTACAGGCATCCGCCCTGTTTTCCGACGTGGATCAGCATTGGGCGAAGAAAGAGATCATGTACTTATCCGACCGTAATATCATCGGAGGCTATCCGGATGGCACAATCAAGCCGAATGAGCCAATCACACGAGCGCAGGCGTCCGCCATGCTCATTAAGGCATTGAACATTCCGTTGACGGAGGATACATCCGTCCAATTCAAAGATGTTTCGAAAAATTCTCCATCCTACAAGATTCTGGCGACGGTGAATGAAAAAGGAATCCTCCGCGGCGACAATGGTTTCATGCGTCCCGGTAAAATAACATCCCGTGCGCAAATGGCCGCGATTTTGCGCCGTGCGTTCGACTTGCCGCTTGACAAGCAAGCGACATTTGTTGATGTCACACCGGCTCACTGGGCGTATCAGGACATCAATGGAATCGCGAAACAGCGCATCGCGGGTGGCTCGGACGGCAAATATATGCCCGCAAATCCTGTTACCCGTGCACAATTTTCGGCATTTCTTGTGCGTGCGCTGGATGATAAAATGAAACTCAGCAGCTATCATTCTTATGTCAGTGTGAAAGGAAAAGCCGTCGAGCACGGCGGATCACTGTATACCATTCCTCCAGACTGCTATACATGCGGTAAACTGATCAAACAAGATTTGAAAACCGGCGCAAGCGAAGTGTTATTGAGTAATCAGAACTTTTCTTCTGATGCCATCTATATTGTCAGGTTCCATGAAGGTTTCCCGCTAATCGTCTATAACGAAGAAATTTTCATCCCGTTTTGGTCTGCAGTCCATGAAATGACCGATGTCCCGTTTTCGTATGGATTGATCCGAACGAAGACGAGTGTGGAGGACGCTCCCATTGACTCTTCTTTGATGCAGGGGATGGGTGGGCGAACGTTCCGCAATCTATTTATTTGGAATGATCGAATCTACTATACCAATGAAAAAAATCAAGATGAACCTTATTTAAATTGGAACTTTAACCAAGACATTCCACAGGACAGCCCGCTCATCCTCTATTCCACAGCGATGGACGGTAGCAATCAGAGAAAAGAATCTGCTTTTAATACACGGATTATTTTTGATGACGTATCTGCTATGCCAAGCGTTCCTTATGTGAACCAAAGCAACAAATCAGTGTTGTATGACCACTCCACTATGTACTATTTCAATAAAGCGGGCGTCTTCAAATACAGTCTGCTAGATAAAAAGTCGAGCAAGATTTCGAATGTGCTGGCGAAGGATATGGAAGCTACGACTACGCAGTTAATCGTCACGGATCAAAAAGGGAAGAAACATACGCTGAAGAAATAA